DNA sequence from the Vicugna pacos chromosome 27, VicPac4, whole genome shotgun sequence genome:
gctttgtggccaTCAGATCTGTCAGTACTCGACTGCTCCCGTACAGCGAGAAGGCCGCCGCAGACTGTCTGCAGACAGGTGGGCGTGGCTGTGGGCCAGTGCAGCTTGATGGATACGGAAATTTGTATCTCACATAACTCTGATGTGCCACAAAATATTATCCTTTTGATGTTTTTCAACcacttaaaaatgtgaaaattatttttagctcACAGGCCGTACCTGAACAGGCAGCTGGGCTGGACTGGACTGAACCTCAGACTGGATTTGGCCAACTGCTGGCTGAGAGCACTAGGGCTTGGGGTGCGCAGCCCTCGGGCAGGGCTTGGTCCTGTCCCAGAGCCCGGGCTAACGCTGATGCCCGCCTCCCTGCCACTCTAGGGGAGAAGGCAGAGCTGGTGCACTATGAGGTGCGGCTGCAAATCCTGGGCCAAGCCTTCACAGAGGCCTTGAAAGACAAGACCAGCCCTAAGTCCCAGGAGCTTCGGGGGATGCTGACAAGATGGgcgaggtggaggtggggaagcaaggAGCAGTAGGAGCAGGCGGCCTCACGGAGGGGACCCAACAAGGCTTCAGTAGAGCTGTGACCCTCCTCGTCCTCTCCTGACCCCTAGCTGACCTCCGTCCTCAGCCTTCTGCAGAACTTTGGCCAAGTGGTGGTGGAGTAAGTCCCTGGTGGCTCTGGGTGACCTGGGCTCAGGGCTGGACTCGGGGGGTGGagccagaggctcagagaaatgacCTCCCTGAGACCCCCAGGCTGTCCAGCCCCCTGACAGCCATGGTGATCCTCCTGCCAGACCCAACCCACTGACCGCCAGGGTGGATGCCACCTTCTTCAAGGCCGCGCCAGCTCGAGCTGTCATGCAGGACTGCATGCTCCCGGGTCTGCATGCCCTGCAGGAAGTGGAGGGCCTCTCAGTGGAGGTGGTCGGCCCACACCTCGGTCAGCGCCTCTCCCCCTGCTTACCTCTCTGGGTCCTCTACCCGCCCCTCAGGCTCCTTGTCTTGCTGCTCCTGCACCCTGATTCGGAAGCCTGCCTCCCCGGCTGGTCCCCAGAGGGCTGCCGTTTAGGACCCAGgctggcccctcctcctcctgggagcCCTCCAAGGTGGCTCCGAGCTCTGTTCTTGCTGGGCCAGGACCCCTTGCCTGGGACTTCTGTGGGCCTGGCTTTGCTTTCTCAGGGGTCTGTGGTCCGGGAGGGGGACCCACCCCAGCCATCATCTCCCTGCTCTGCTCCAGGCACCCCCATGTCTGAAGCCTGAGGTCAGCCtgacacctccctccccagctgtgCCGTGGCTCTCGTTGTCCTGGGCCTCCTGCTTATTGCACTTGTCCTGGTGAGTGTCTGACTGGGCCAGGGGCTCTTCTTTGGGAAACAGGCTCGGCCCTTGACCCTCTGAGCCGAGCTGAGCTGAGGGGTCACTCCTCACCTGAACCCACACACTGGAGCTGAGGGGCTTCCAGCCAGGGAACTTGGCCCGACCACACCTTTCCTGCCCCAGGTGCTGAAGTGGAAGGCCAGGTTCCGAGGGTTCAGCCACACGGGGTGAGGTACGAGGGtcactcctccctgctccccctgGGGCGCTCACTCTGGGTGGAGTCTGCTCCCCAGCTGCCAAGGCCTTGTGCAGACATTTCCCAGTGTTGACAGCCTGGCTGGTACAGTCACTGTGCCCCAAAAGCTCACCCCCCCGCCAGGGCGGGGCGACCCAGGAGTGATCAGGCAGAATCCTTCAAACCAGCTCCACTTCcctccagccccttcctgcctcccttcccaTGACACCAGAGGTGATGCAGAGGCTGGGTGGACAAAGAGAACTGGGAAACAGATCTGGGGACGGGAGCTTACCTCTACCATCCGAGGACCCTGCAGTGGCTCCTCCAGGCCCTGGAAGAAGTGGGGACACACTGGATGcggggggagggcaggcagcaccATTCTGGGATACATTCACTTATTCTTGACTCTGCCCCCAGGTGTCCCCTCAggctgctgctccctcccctgcAACCCAACCCCAAGCCTCTCCTTCACCACCAGCCTTCCACAGTCAGAGAGGGAAGGTGCCagccgaggtcacacagcaaagggGCTTGTCCCTCCTAGGACACCCAAGGACTGGAGTCCCAGGGCCGGGACAGGCGCAGTGCGAGGAGCTTCATCCTGCTCACTCAGCTCAGGCCCTGAGGGGCGGAACAGGCCAAGGTGGAGGCCTGCAGGAGATGCTGGCCGGGGAACAGAGCAGGCTCCCTCACACCTGGTTTGGCACAGGGGTGGGGCTGGATCTATTATTGGTCTTAAGATAAACTCCAGGCCTTTGGGGTATGGAAAATTAAATGTGGAGCAGCAATCAGAAGTTGGTATGAAAGACTGCTTTTGTTTCTAGACAGTCATCCACCATGAGGTCATGGGAGAGGGTCAGCATAGAGCCTCCAGGAGGAGGGGCGGACAGAAGTCTGACAGACCCAAGGGTGGGAATGGGGGCTCTCGGGGgcaaggcctgggcccagccaCCCCTCTGCCTTAGAGCCGATCACGCTCAGACCAACAGGCTTTGGGTGCTGGTGGGCGAGGTGAGGCCGGGTGTGTGGGCTTTGCCAGGGAAGGTTAGAGCTGCTGGGCAAGCCAGGTTCACAGAACAGGTTGCCTGACTGGGACGGAGGCCACACTGACAGCCTCTCACCTGCGGGTGGGGCTGTGGAGGGGGGAGCATCTTTGGGGGTTTCCTGCGGGATACCCGGAAAGGCGAAGGCCTTGACCCACAGAGCTCCAGCGGACAGGAGAGATTTGGTAGTACAGGGGATGGTCTTTGAACCCATGACTGGAAGGGAAGGGGGTCTCAAGTGTAGTCCTACCCCAAAGGCTCCCTCCACATACAGGAGAGCTGGCAGGCCGAGCGAGGGGGCCCAGGAGCCCAGGGCCCAGACACGGACTTACCTGGCCAGAGATGGCAGCCAGCACCAAGAGGCCAGAGCAGGTCAACAGGAAGGTCACCAGCACGGAGGGGTTGACTGCAGCTGGTGGCAGGCAGGGTCCTCTGTACTTCTGGAATACACAGCCTTTCATTCGTGCCCCTGAGGGGCCTCTGCCCCAGCACCCTGAAGACCAGCCTGATACCCACACCTGTGCTGGGTCGGCCCCCACGCTCCACACGTCCACCTCGAGGGCCCTGGGAGACGCTCCTGTCAGGATGCCTGGCCCATTCCCACGAGTATTTCTTAGGGAGGGAAGGTGATG
Encoded proteins:
- the LOC116285820 gene encoding uncharacterized protein encodes the protein MFPLCFGAMPQDPLPVKSSRFCTARSRLQGRCWGTCLWMRAAWPLMVTPVVSGFYTVRPQEGPLLLFSSQAVPEQAAGLDWTEPQTGFGQLLAESTRAWGAQPSGRAWSCPRARANADARLPATLGEKAELVHYEVRLQILGQAFTEALKDKTSPKSQELRGMLTRWARWRWGSKEQ